Proteins from one Panicum virgatum strain AP13 chromosome 7K, P.virgatum_v5, whole genome shotgun sequence genomic window:
- the LOC120639855 gene encoding uncharacterized protein LOC120639855 encodes MKYDLEKAQWKSSNRKCLMVIKSLIIESIRGAIPASETATKYLKKVESQFVGSSKAYAQILIQRLVNDKYTGGGIREHILKMSNMASKPRPMEMELPNAFIVHLVLASLPREFEAFVVNYNISPEKWDLEKLIAMCVQEEERLKASHGDTLNHVMHNKRKGFHDKNARPQGKPQWNRGSSSKPPVKDPKKDQ; translated from the coding sequence ATGAAGTATGATCTTGAGAAAGCACAGTGGAAGTCATCAAACCGCAAGTGTTTGATGGTGATCAAGAGTTTGATCATAGAAAGTATAAGGGGAGCAATCCCAGCTAGTGAGACTGCCACAAAGTACTTGAAGAAAGTGGAGAGTCAATTTGTTGGCTCTTCAAAAGCTTATGCTCAGATTCTGATTCAGAGGTTAGTTAATGACAAGTACACTGGTGGTGGCATAAGAGAGCACATATTGAAGATGAGCAATATGGCATCTAAGCCTAGACCTATGGAAATGGAGCTCCCAAATGCTTTCATTGTCCATTTGGTTTTAGCCTCCTTGCCAAGAGAGTTTGAGGCTTTTGTTGTTAATTACAACATAAGTCCAGAAAAGTGGGATTTAGAGAAGCTCATTGCAATGTGTGTGCAAGAAGAGGAGAGGCTTAAAGCCTCACATGGTGACACCCTCAACCATGTGATGCACAACAAAAGAAAGGGCTTTCATGATAAGAATGCCAGACCACAAGGGAAACCTCAGTGGAACAGAGGCTCCTCTTCTAAGCCACCTGTCAAGGATCCAAAGAAAGATCAATAA
- the LOC120642851 gene encoding uncharacterized protein LOC120642851, with protein MFFKCPNNVRGDPNTCGWIRSEHQYETYLRVLDARKQQCGDLQVIGDARMQALFELKDQFVELKNQFDGLKTKIEAMKMQIWELSQQLSERKKTWVAVLVACVAVVGLMVTVLWK; from the exons ATGTTTTTCAAGTGCCCTAACAACGTGAGG GGAGATCCAAACACATGTGGATGGATTCGGTCTGAGCATCAGTACGAGACTTATTTGCGTGTGCTGGATGCACGGAAGCAGCAATGTGGCGACCTCCAAGTCATTGGAGACGCCAGGATGCAAGCTCTGTTTGAGTTGAAGGACCAGTTTGTTGAGCTCAAGAACCAGTTTGATGGGCTGAAAACTAAAATTGAAGCAATGAAGATGCAGATTTGGGAGCTCAGTCAGCAGCTCAGTGAGAGGAAGAAGACCTGGGTAGCTGTACTTGTTGCATGTGTTGCTGTGGTTGGGTTGATGGTGACAGTGTTGTGGAAGTGA
- the LOC120639856 gene encoding uncharacterized protein LOC120639856, whose product METTTTEVAALHNDALANVFRRLPARSLAEAQSVCKAWRAVVDARELLLPHRKLLPHYVHGVFVNYIDHCRPHLFARPFSRPSSSVSSGQIDAMLGFLPNGHRDWCFVLDHCRGLVLSDMNHGSQLCVCNPATKRWALVAPPWDLGGRWRDYASAYLTCDPAMSTHYEILLIPAELEWPQPETPGCDKVRNERRAMEVRLHGVDDAPFGLDDWLQQFSLDVTEEEEEDEQEGLQQQQQLPSADEVDAPWIVHDVHDPDNASESMQESLDWDSDNDDIFTIEAGSTDEEYYGAGFDILGFHPYKGVVFLADHFRVVAYHLNTSKAQYLGNSRPKSYYHNYTNDIYESFVYTPCMIRELNKGSSTMKEN is encoded by the exons AtggagacgacgacgacagaAGTGGCAGCGCTCCACAATGATGCCCTCGCCAACGTCTTCCGCCGCTTGCCGGCGCGGAGCCTCGCCGAGGCCCAGAGCGTCTGCAAGGCGTGGCGCGCCGTCGTGGACGCCCGCGAGCTGCTGCTCCCGCACCGCAAGCTTCTCCCACATTATGTGCACGGCGTCTTCGTCAACTACATCGACCACTGCCGGCCGCACCTCTTCGCCCGCCCCTTTTCCCGGCCATCATCGTCCGTGAGCTCCGGCCAGATCGACGCCATGCTCGGCTTCCTGCCCAACGGCCAccgggactggtgctttgtgcTGGACCACTGCCGGGGACTCGTGCTTTCCGACATGAACCATGGCAGCCAGCTCTGCGTGTGCAACCCCGCGACGAAGAGGTGGGCACTAGTGGCGCCACCGTGGGACTTGGGGGGCAGATGGCGCGACTACGCTAGCGCATACCTCACCTGTGATCCGGCAATGTCGACGCACTATGAGATCCTCTTGATCCCCGCCGAGCTGGAGTGGCCACAGCCAGAAACCCCAGGCTGCGACAAGGTGAGAAATGAGCGGCGTGCAATGGAGGTGCGTCTGCACGGGGTAGATGATGCCCCGTTCGGcctcgatgattggctacaacaGTTCTCATTAGACGtcactgaggaggaggaggaggacgagcagGAAGGgttgcagcagcaacagcagcttcCTTCCGCGGATGAG GTGGATGCACCTTGGATTGTGCATGATGTGCATGACCCTGATAATGCTTCTGAATCTATGCAAGAGAGTTTGGACTGGGACTCGGACAATGATGATATTTTTACAATTGAAGCTGGATCAACTGATGAGGAATACTATGGTGCAGGCTTTGATATTCTTGGATTCCACCCTTATAAGGGAGTTGTCTTTTTGGCTGACCACTTTAGAGTGGTGGCCTATCATTTGAACACGTCGAAGGCTCAGTATCTTGGCAACTCACGTCCAAAGAGTTACTATCATAACTATACAAATGACATATATGAGTCATTTGTGTATACTCCTTGTATGATCAGAGAGCTTAACAAAGGCAGTAGTACAATGAAGGAGAATTGA